The DNA window CATGGAGGGTACAAGACCTATGCTTGTGGAAATACAGTCATTGGTTAGTGCTACAGCTTTTGGCATGCCAAGAAGAACTGCTATGGGAATAGATTATAATAGAGTTGTTCTGATGGTTGCAGTTCTTGAGAAAAAAATAGGATATAATATGCAAAATAGTGATGTTTATATAAACATTGCAGGTGGACTTCAAACAAAAGAACCAGCTATAGATTTGGGGATTATAACCTCTATAGCTTCAAGTTATAGAGATATATATGTAGATCCAAATACTGTTATTATGGGAGAAGTGGGTCTTACAGGGGAAGTGAGAAGAATAAGTTTTATAGATAAGAGAATTTATGAAGCTTCGAAGCTTGGTTTCAATAGAGCTATAATACCTAATATAAATACCAAGGATTTAAATAAGATAGAAGGCATAGATGTAATTGGTGTTGATAGTGTGGAAGAAGCAATGGAAATTGTTTTAGGAGGATAGATATGAAAGATTCCAAAAAAGATATGTATAGATCTATGAGTATAATAGCACCAGGAACCCTTTTAAGAGAAGGACTTGAAAGCATAGTGAGAGCTAAAACAGGTGCTTTAATAGTAGTAGGAGATAATGAAGAAGTCTTAAAAATTGTTGATGGAGGTTTCAACATAAATAGTGATTTTACAGCTGCTTATCTTTATGAATTGGCAAAGATGGACGGAGCCATAATACTTAGCAGTGACTGTAAAAAAATACTTTATGCCAATGCTCAACTCATTCCAGATCAGTCTATTTTATCAAGAGAAACGGGTATACGTCATAGAACAGCGGAAAGAGTAGCAAAACAAACGGATACATTGGTTATAGCCATTTCTCAAAGGAGAAATATCATTACTTTATATAAGGGAAACAACAAATATGTATTAAGAGAATCTAGCGAAATACTTGATAAAGCAAATCAAGCTATACAGACATTGGAAAAATACAAAAATGTGTTAAATCAAGATATGGGAAATTTGACTGCATTAGAGTTTGAAGATTTAGTTACGGTTTATGATATAGTCAAAGTTATTCAGAGATTGGAAATGGTCATGAGAATATCAGATGAAATAGAAAGATATATTTTGGAGTTGGGAAATGAAGGAAGACTTATAAGTATGCAATTAGATGAACTTATGAGTGGAGTAGTGGAAGACGGAATAAATATTATAAAGGATTATTCAAATTGGCCTGATAAATCTCATGAAGAAATAAAAAAATCCATAAGGGAACTTTCTTCAGAGGAACTTTTGGATTTTTATACTATAGCTAGGACAATGGGATATGATGGTGGAATTTCAGCATTGGATACAAGTGTTTATCCTAAAGGCTATAGAATACTTGGCAAAATACCAAGACTTCCAGCAGGCGTATTGGAAAATTTGGTGAAGATGTTTGGCAGTTTTCAAAAAATATTGAAAGCTTCCACAAAAGAATTAGATTTAGTTGAGGGCATAGGGGAAGTAAGAGCTAGGACTATTAAGGAAGCTCTAAGAAGATTTCAAGAACAAATATTTTTAGACAGGCACATAATATGAGAGCTAAACTGGAAGATTCCAATTTAGCTCTTAATTTTATTTAAGATTATATATTCCTAGAGTTTTGAGATTATCATATTCATTATTTAATATATCAGATAAATTTATTTCTAATGTGTCACAAAGAGCTGCTAAATAGAATAGGTAAGAGCCTATTTCTTCTTCTATTTTTTCACTACAAACTTCACATAGTTCTCCTTCTAGATGACTTTTTAGTGATTTTTTAAGTTCTTCTAAAGATTCGCTATTGTATTCTTGTTTTTTTGCATCTATTGAAATGCATCCACAAGAAGTGACGGATTTAATCACAGCTCTATTAATTCTAGCATTATATTCATCTAGTTTAGTGATTATATCTAAAATGCTCTTGTGTCTTATGAGTACATTAGATGTCATTTCTTGAAAATCGCTGCAGTTTATATTTGTATTTATGTTTTCAATGTTTTTGTCCATTTCTCCCACCCCAGTCAAATTATTTGATTTATATTTTCATTATACTTATGTGGACAAGTCATTGTCAAATAATTCTTATATTTTATTAAATGGTTTCAAAAGAAAATTATTGAAATAACTTTGAGTTGACAAGATATCATGCTATGTGGTAAAATAATAAATTTGACATTCATTCCCTATTATTGTATACTGTTATAGTAGTGAGAATTATATTGGGAGGTTTTCGTTATGTTTAATATAGGAGACAAAATTGTTTATCCTATGCATGGTGCAGGTGTAATTGTGGCTATTGAAGAAAAGGAAATATTGGGAAGAAGGAGAAAATATTATATAATGAAAATGCCTATTGGGGATATGAAAGTAATGGTACCTGTAGATAATGTAAAAGAGATAGGCATAAGAGAAGTAATAGATGATGAAGAAATAGAACAAGTATTTGAAGTGCTAAAAGGAAGCAAGACTAAAATGCCTCAAAATTGGAACAGACGCTATAGACTAAATATGGATAAAATAAAAAGTGGAAATATTTATGAAATAGCATCAGTAGTTAGAAATCTCATGATAAGAGATGCTGAAAAAGGTTTGTCAACTGGCGAGAGAAAAATGTTAAATAGTGCTAAACAAATGCTTGTGAGCGAATTAGTATTGGCAAAGGGAATAGATAGAGACCAAACAGAAATGCTAATAGATGAGGCCATAAATTGTCCTTCGATCTAAAAAAGGTATATATTTATAGTTTTTTGTTATATAATTTATTATTATGGAAATATATAATATAAAGGAGGAGGTGAATTTATGGTTGATAAAATTGCTAAATTTGTAATATCTTTAGTAGGGGTTCTGATTGGATATGGAATTACAGCTGGATTAAAAAATATTGAAGCTTTGAGATTGGCAGATGGTGGACTTTTTGCATTTTTTATTTTCATCATTGTAATGGTTGCATCTGGAATTATTTTCTTCTTTTTATCACCACATTTTATAAAAGGAATCCGAAAGTTTATTCATTTCTTAGAAGTGGAAATTCAAAACAGACCTGCGTCTGATATTATTCTGGGTTCTGTTGGATTAATAGTTGGTTTAATTATAGCATATCTCTTGAGCCAACCATTTTACAATATAAAGGTTCCGTATTTAGGAGTGATTGTTTCTATTGTATTGTATCTAATATTTGGATATTTAGGAATTAAGATTCCAACTAGAAATAGAGATGATTTTACAAATTCATTGAATGTTTTCAAGAAAAATACTGGAAAAGAAAAAGTAAAAACCAGTAGCAAAGCATCTCCTAAAATATTAGATACTAGTGTCATAATAGATGGAAGAATAGCCGATATATGTAAAACTGGTTTTATAGAAGGACCCCTTATAATACCTGAATTTGTACTTGAAGAACTTCAACGTATAGCAGATTCATCGGATTCGCTAAAGAGAAACAGAGGAAGAAGAGGGCTTGATATTTTAAATAAAATTCAAAAAGAATTAGATATAGAAGTTGTCATTTGCGATAAAAAGATTGAAGAAGTACAAGAAGTGGATTCAAAACTTTTAAAACTTGCTCAACAGATGAAGGGAAAAGTTATTACAAATGATTACAATTTAAATAAAGTAGCAGAAGTGCAAGGAATAGAAGTTTTAAATATCAATGAACTTGCAAATGCTATTAAACCTGTAGTTTTGCCAGGAGAAGAAATGGTAGTGCAAGTAATACGAGATGGAAAAGAAATAGGTCAAGGTCTTGCATACCTTGATGATGGAACTATGATAGTTGTAGAAGGTGGGAAAAAGCATATTGGAGAAACTATTGGTGTTTTAGTGACTAGTGTTTTGCAAACTTCTGCAGGAAGAATGATATTTGCTAAGCCAAAGTCAGCAGTAGATAGAGCAGTTTAGGGTCTAGTTTTAGACCCTAATATTTTTTTGCTTTTAGGAGAACATATTTTTATAAATATATTTCTGAATATTTTTCAATATGCTATAATGACTAAGAGGTGAAAAATATGTATGAAAACAATTTTGTTTCAGTTATAGTAGCTGCTGCAGGTATGAGCAACAGGATGAGGAGCAGAATAAATAAACAATTTATTTTTATTGACAATAAACCAGTGCTAGCTCATACATTGGAAAAATTTGAAATGTGTAAATATGTAGATGAGATAATAGTAGTAGCTAAAGAGGACGAGATTGATTATTGCAAAAAAGAGATTGTTAAAAAATATGATTTCAAAAAGGTTAGTAAGGTTGTCAAGGGCGGAAAAGAAAGACAAGATTCTGTATATAATGGATTGTTGGCTTTAGATGAAAAATGTAAAATAGTTTTGATTCACGATGGAGCAAGACCTTTTGTAAAAGTTAAGAATATTGAAGATGGTATTTCTGGAGTAACTAAATATGGAGCTTGTGTTGTAGGAGCACCTGTGAAAGATACTATAAAAGTAGTAGATGACAACAATGACATAAAGAATACTCCCCATAGAAGCCAAATATGGGCAGCTCAAACGCCTCAATGTTTTTGGAGACACATCATTATGCAAGCGTATAAAGCTGCCTTAGATGATAATTTTACTGGAACTGATGATAGTATGCTCGTGGAAAGGCTAGGAGTTCCTGTAAAGATGATCATGGGTTCTTATGAGAATATAAAGATTACTACTCCAGATGATTTAATAGTTGCAGAATCTATGTTAAAAGATAAGGAAATTATTTTTAAGAAAAGAAATTTTGTATTTCAAGGTAGATAGGGTGGTTTGAATGAGAATAGGTATGGGGTATGATGTCCATAAGCTAGTAGAAGGAAGAAAACTAATTGTAGGAGGAGTAGAAATTCCTCATGAAAGGGGACTATTAGGTCATTCAGATGCAGATGTTTTGATTCATGCTATTATGGATAGTATTTTAGGAGCAATGGCTTTAGAAGATATTGGGAAACATTTTCCAGATACGGATAATGCATATAAAAATATATCTAGTATGGTTCTTCTTGAGAAAGTTTATGATATAATGGTGAATAATGGGTATGAAATTGGAAATATAGATTGTGTAGTAGTGGCTCAAAGGCCTAAATTTGCTCCATATATACATATTATGAGAGAAAACATAGGAAGAACTTTAAATACATCTATAGATAATATAAGTATAAAAGCTACTACTACAGAATGGCTTGGATTCGAGGGAAGAGAAGAAGGAATGTCTGCTTATTGTGTATGTATTTTGAATAAAAATTAAATTTTTATTTGACACAATAATCTTTTTTTAGTATTATATTGATAATTACATCAATTTAATATATTGCATTGAAGGGAAATAGTAAATATGAATGGTCAAAAGAGAGGAAATCATAAGGTGAGAGATTTCTGGCCCTCTTTACATTGAACCCGTCCCTGAGTTTTTAGATTGAAAAGAAGTAGGTCTAAACGGTAGTTCCGTTATAACTTTCGAGTGGATTTATTATTTTAAATCTATTAGAGTGGTACCGCGAAGAATACCTTCGTCTCTATTTTGAGATGAAGGTTTTTTTATTCCCAAAAAAGTTAAGGAGGAATTAGAGATGAGGATGTCAAAATTGTATTTACCAACTTTAAGAGAAGTGCCATCTGAGGCTGAAATACCTAGTCACCAACTGCTTTTAAGGGCAGGGATGATGAGAAAATTAGTTTCTGGGGTTTATTCATATTTACCTCTTGGGTATAGAGTCATAAGAAAAATAGAACAAATAGTTAGAGAGGAAATGGATGCTGCAGGTTCTCAAGAATTGTTGATGTCTGCTATACAGCCTAAGGAATTGTGGGAAGCTAGTGGCAGATGGGATAATTTTGGACCTGAAATGTTTAAATTGAAGGATAGAAACGAAAGAGAATTTTGCTTAGGGCCAACTCATGAAGAATATTTTACAAATCTTATAAAGGACGAAGTAAAGTCTTATAAGCAGCTTCCTTTAAATTTGTATCAAATTCAAACTAAATATAGAGATGAAAAGAGGCCAAGATTTGGTCTTATAAGAAGTAGAGAATTTATCATGAAAGATGCTTACAGCTATGACAAGGATTTAGAGGGGCTAGAAGAGTCCTACAAAATCATGTGGGAAGCTTATGAAAAAGTTTTCAATAGATTAAAAATATATTACAAAGTTGTCCAAGGAGATACAGGAGCTATGGGAGGAAAGGTGTCCCACGAATTCATGGCTATGTCAGAAGTTGGAGAAGGTTTAGTTGCGTATTGTGACAGTTGTGACTATGCTGCTACAGATGAAAAAGCTGCTGTAGTTTATAATATTGATGGACAGGATATAGAAGAATTAGACTGTGAAAAAGTTTATACGCCAAATGCAAGGACTATAGAAGATATAGCTGCTTTTTTCAATAGAGGAGAAGAGGGATTTGCTAAAACATTAATATATAATGCTAAAGATGAAATTGCTGTAGTAGTTTTGCCAGGGAATAGAGAACTAAATGAAGTAAAATTGTGCAATTATTTAGGTATAGCAGAACATGAATTGGAGTTGGCAGATGAAGAAACTGTCAAAAAGGTTACAGGAGCAGAAGTTGGATTTGCTGGACCTATAGGACTAAAAGAAGAAGTAAAACTCTTAGTAGATGAAAGGATAACTAAGATGAAAAACTTTATAGTAGGAGCTAATGAAACGGATTATCATATAAAGAATGTAAACTATGGAAGGGATTTCAAAGGTGAAGTGGTAGAGGATTTGTTGCTTATTGAAAAAGGCGATATTTGTCCAAGATGTGGAGAGAAACTTAAGATGGATAGAGGAATAGAGGTGGGGAATATATTCCAATTAGGTACAAAATATAGTGAGAGTTTAGATGCTACTTATTTAGATGAAAATGGGAAGGAAAAACCATTTGTCATGGGTTCCTATGGAATAGGGGTTTCTAGAAGTATGTCAGCTATAGTAGAACAATATCATGATGACAATGGAATTATATGGCCACTGGTTGTAGCACCATATCATGTGATTGTCACTGTAGTGAATATAAAGAATGAAGATCAAATGAATTTAGGAGAAAAGATATACTCCTATTTAGAAGATAGAGGGTTGGAAGCATTGATTGATGATAGGAATGAGAGGGCTGGAGTGAAATTTAAAGATAGAGATTTAATAGGAATTCCTATTAGAATAACTGTAGGGAAAAGGGCTGGTGAGAATATTGTAGAATATTCTTTAAGAAGTAGTGATGACAAAATTGAAATAGATGTAGATGAAATAATGGACAGAATTGAAGAAGAATTTGAAAAAGAAGGGTTAAAAATAAATTAGGGCGCTAAAAGTGCCCTAATTTATTTTTGACTGGATAGTTAGACACAGAAAAAGGACAGTTAGGTTTAAAAAAAGGACAGTTAGGATTTATTGAAGGAATTTAGAGAAAAATGAAGAAATTCAATATACATATAAAATTATGTTGAAATGTACATAATCGTTTGATTATGTCTATAAAAAAAGGCGAATGTTGACGAAAATAGTTGGATAATAAATATACATAATATGGAGGATATTTATCTACAATGTAGAATATAGGTATTGAACTAAATATTAATTGTGGGTGAAGTGTCTATGTTGTATTCAATACCTTGGTATGTTGTACTATTTGAGTCTATTCCAGAAATATTTTTTACTTTGATACTTGGATTTAAATTATTTAATTTAGATATAGAGTTTAAAAAGATTTTCTTGATATCATGTATAGTTTCTATAATAGGATATTTTGCGAGAAAAAATATAACAGTTTATGGGGTTCATACAATAGTATTCATAATATCTTCTCTAATTGCAATAAAAATAATTTTGAGAATAAATTTTATATGTTCTTTTATTTGTATTTCAACTAGTTCTTTAATAAATGGATTATTGCAAAGTTTATTTACTCCAATTTTATTTGGAATATTTCAAAAAGGCACAGAAGATTTGATAGAATTTCCATGGATCAATGTTCTGAATTTTATTCCTTGTGGGCTATTAATGGTTGGGTTTTTCAAATATATAGATAAAAGGAAAATCTATATATTTGATTTAAAAATGTATGAAAATGATGAAAAAAGTTTAATTAAGGACAAGTCAATATTGGTTTTGTTCACAATATTGACACAGGGAATATTTATTATAGTTATGAATCAGAATTTTTATTTATTTTATGAATTCTATGGGACTGGAACACAATATGTTGTAGTAAATTACGTTATTAGTATACAGACTATTTTAGTTTTGATATCTATAAGAGGTCTTGGAAGTGATATAGAGAATAAAGTTGAAATGAATTTTTTAAAGACCCATCTTAAACAAATGGAAGGTTTATACAATGTGTTGAGAACTCAAAATCATGAACATAAGAGACATATTCAAACCATCCAATCTATGATTTATTTAGATGAAATACAATCTGCAAAAGAATATATTGATGGACTAAGTGAAAACTACAGTCAAACAGATGATGTAATATATGTGGGAAATATGGCCTTGACAGCTCTCATAAATGATAAGCGAAAAGTAGCTGAAATGAACAATGTAAATTTCGATTTTTCTATAAATTGTATTTTAAGTAAACTAAAAATAAATTCTTGGGATTTATGTAGTATATTGGGGAATCTCTTAGACAATGCCTTTGAAATTGTCATAAAGAAAAGAGACAATAGACAGGTAAAGCTAGAAATCAATTATATAGATGACAAATATGTTGTTGAAGTGTCTAACAATGGAGAAAAGATATCTGAAATAGAGATAGATAAAATATTTGAGCCAGGATATACCACCAAAGGTTCGGTAGGAAGAGGATATGGATTGTTTTTAACTAAAAGTCTTATAGAAAAGTATGGTGGTACTATAGAAGTTTATTGTCAAGAAGATACTGTTTTTCAAATAGTGTTTCCATACAAGGAAGGTGGATTAAGTGAATAGAGATTTAGCTTTAAAAATTTCAGCTAAATTAGCTGAAAAATTAGATGGAAGTAAGCAAGACGTTGAAATTTGGGCTTATGGTTTGGAAATAATATTGAACTCCGTTATCAAATTTTTAATTATAGCTGTATTGTCTGTTTTTTTAGGAATCTTTCAATATACTATGTTTTGTATTATAGCTTTTGCCTTTTTTCGTCATTTTGGTGGAGGGGTACATTTTAGCACATATTTGCGATGTTTAAGTTTTGGAGTGATGACTTTTTTGATTTCAGGGAAAATAGCATCTTTAGATAAATTGTCGATTATTCAGGAGATGTTTTTTTATATGACACTAGTCTTAGGAGTGTTGACTATTGTGAAATGGGTTCCTGCAGATACAAAGAAAAAGCCCATAAAAGAAAAAGAAAAAATAAAAGAGCAAAAAATGAAAACTACTGTAGTGCTGGTTTTTTGGTTAATACTCACAATATTTTTGGACAAGCAAGGAAAAAACACCTATATTCCAGCTATTGTCTTGGGTGCTTTTGAAAGTCTTTTGTTTATGACTCCTTTTGGATACTGGATGATAAATGGAATAGACAATTTTTTAAATAAAATATTTATAAAAACTGAGGAGGTGAAATAAATGATTAAAGGTATTCTTGCTATTTTCGCATCGATATTAGGCACAGTTGCATCAACAGGAGCTAATGCTGCTAGTATGTTTATTTATTATGAGCCAGATGTACCTGATTGTTTAAAGAAGTAGGGGTTGATGTTGTTTAATGAAATTTCTTGTTTTAGAAGACGAGGTTTATACTCGAAAATTCATAAAAAAAATCATATCAGAAAATGCTCCTACATCAGAAGTATTTGATACATCAAATAGCAGAGATGCTATAAACTTAGCTATAGATCATCACCCCCCAATAGCTATGCTAGATATGGAACTTGAGGGTGACGATTTAAATGGTTTGGAAGTAGGTAGAATGATTCAAAAAATTAATCCTGAGACTAAAATAGTCTTTATTACTGGTCATTCTAAGTATGCAGTATCTGCTTTTGATGTACATCCTTATGACTATATTTTGAAACCTATAAATGTCAAGAGACTTATAGAAACTATAGTGACTTTAACCAATAGTATAGAAAAAAATTCTGTAAATGAGAAAAAGGGTATAGAAAAAATTGTAGTAAAAAATGGGAATGAGATGCTTTTTATATCCGTAGAGAATATATTATATGTAGAAAAGGCAGATAGAAATACTATTATACACGATGAAAATAATGCTTATTGTGTTCAAGATACCTTGCAGGAATTGGAGATGAAATTAGGAAATAATTTTTTACGGGTTCATAAGTCTTATATCGTAAATAAAGACAAAATAGACAAAATAAAAGAGGTTGGGGAAAGAACTTATGAAATAAAGTTTTTAAATAGTCATAAGGTAGCAGCTATGAGCAGAACAGGATATGGAAAATTCAAAGAAGAGTTAAAGAACAGAATATTGTAAACAATAACAAAAATGGTACGTCAATATTGGCGGACCATTTTTGTGTTCAATTGTGGCTGAAATGTGGCTAGTTGGACATGAAAATAGGGCAGTTGTGAAAAAATAAAGGACTTTTTACATAGTTATAGAAAATATAATAGGTTAAAGTTAAAATTTTGAAGGGGTGTGTTTATGAGTCTTATAAAAGATGATTTAAAGGATCTTTGTATTATGGTCATGTTCATGTTGGATTCCTTGAAAAGGGAAGGTCTCATAAGCGAAGAGGAATATAAAAAGAATATTAAAGTGAAAGAAGAATTTTTAAAAAACATTTCTGAAGAAATAGATGTAGGAATAAAAAAGTCGAAAACGGTTTAAGTGATTTGAAATAATTTATCCTTGTAAAACTTGTAATAATAAGTTATTCTATGATATAAGGTATTGTATAAAATTAATTTGAGGTGATATTCATGTTTAAAAGAATGACTTCTATTACGCTGATATTTATTTTATTGTTTTCTAGTTTTGCAATTGCAGATGAAGTGGCTACTGTAGACAAAGTTGTAAGTTTGGGTAAAAATCTTACAGACTCTCAAAGAAGTCAAATGTTAAATTATTTTGGTGTGGATAAAAATATAGAAACAATAGAAGTAACCAATGAAGAAGAACGGCAATACTTGGGTAAATATATAGATAACAAACTTTTAGGAACTAGAGCTTTATCTTGTGCTTATGTAGAAAAGCTAGATGAAGGAGAAGGAATAACTGTAGAAACTTACAATATAACCTGGGTAACAGAAGATATGTATAAAAATGCCTTAATTACTGCAGGAATAAAAGATGCAAAGGTAATTGTTGCAAGTCCTGTGAAAGTTTCAGGAACTGCTGCTCTTACGGGAATTATGAAAGCTTTTGAAGATATTACAGGAGAAAATTTGACTAAAAAAGAAAAGGAAGTTGCTAGTGAAGAAATAGCTAAAACTGCAATGCTTGGAAATGAAATAGGTCAAGAAAAGGCTAGTGAATTGATTGAAAACATAAAAATAGATGTGGTTGCAAACAATATAAAAAGCAAGAAAGACATAAGAAGAGCAGTACAGGCAGCAACAAGAGAATTAGGTGTAGAATTGACAGATGAACAGACAGACGAAGTGGTTTCTCTCATGAAGAGAATTGCAAAACTAAATTTAGATTTAAATGACATAAGGACACAGCTCAAGGATATATCAGGGAAAATAGATAAGATTTCACAGCAAAATGAAGAAGTGAAGTCTTTATTGAATAAAATTGTTGATTATTTTGGAAAACTTTTTAGTAAGCTTTTTGGATAATAAAAAGGTTAATTTCTTGATGCCCATATAGAGGTAGTATATAATAGATTGGTAGACTATTTAGGAGGTGTCGCAAATTGGATGATGTAAGAGTTAGATTTGCACCAAGTCCAACAGGATATTTACATATTGGTGGACTTAGAACTGCATTATATAATTATTTATTTGCAAAAAACAATAATGGAAAGTTTATATTGAGAATAGAAGATACAGATAGAACTAGATTTGTGGAGGGAGCTATAGAAAATTTAGTTAATTCTCTAAAATGGGCTGGAATAGAAGTAGATGAAGGGGTGACCCTTGATGAAAATGGAAAAATTAAACAAGTAGGAGAATATGGACCATATATTCAATCTGAAAGATTAGATATTTATAGAAAATATGTAGATGAACTTATTGAAAAAGGTTATGCATATTATTGTTTTTGTACTAAAGAGAGATTAGATAAGGTAAGAGAAGAGCAAAAAATAAAGGGACTTGTGCCTAAATATGATGGTTTTTGTAGAAATATTTCAATAGAAGAGGCAAAAAAAAGAATTGCTGATGGAGAAGAATATGTAGTAAGACTAAAATTGCCCCAAAATGTAGATATCAAATTTCATGATATTGTTAGAGGGGATATAGTTATAAATACAAATGATTTAGATGATCAAGTACTTTTAAAATCTGATGGATTTCCTACATATCATTTAGCTGTAGTTGTAGATGATCATCTTATGAATATAACTCATATAGTTAGAGGTGAAGAATGGTTGCCATCAGCACCAAAGCATGTATTTTTGTATCAAGCTTTTGGCTGGGAGGCTCCAGAATATGTTCATCTTCCAACTGTGTTAAATAAAGATAGAAAAAAATTGAGCAAAAGGCAAGGAGATGTATCGGTAGAAGACTTTAGAGCGAGTGGCTATCTTCCAGAAGGATTAGTTAATTATCTTGCTCTTGTAGGATGGAGCCCAGAAGGAAATGAAGAAATTCTTTCTATGGATGAGTTAATAAATGAATTTTCATTTGAAAGGGTTTCAAAAACTGGAGGAATTTTTGATAAAGATAAGTTAGATTGGGTAAATAGTCATTATATAAGAAGTTCAAGTCCTGAAAGGATTGCAGATTTAGCGATACCTTATTTAAAGGAAGCAAATTATATAACAGATGAAGATATAAATAAGAGATATGACTGGATAAAGGCAATGGTCATTACAGTGCAGGAAAGTTTATCTACAACAAAGGAAATTGTAGATAAAGTAGATATTTTCTTTAAGGATAAGGTAGAACTTGAAAGCGATGAAGTTCTTGAAGTACTTAAAGGTGAACAAGTTCCTACTTTATTTGAGGCCATAAGAGAGGAATTAGGTGAAGTAGAAGAATTAGATGAAGAACTTTGTGGTGGTCTTATGAAGAAGATACAAAAGAAAACAGGAATAAAAGGTAAGAATTTATATATGCCTGTGAGAGCAGCTCTTACTGGAAATCTTCATGGACCAGAACTTGTGAATATTTTATATGTTTTGGGTAAACAAAATATATTAAAACGCATAGAATATGTAGAAAATAATTATTTAAAATAGGTCTTGAATATTTAGTTTAAATAGTGTAAAATGTTATCCAATATTTTAATATAAAAAAGTTATGAAAAGGGAAAGTAGATTTAATATACTCACAGAGAGAGGTTTTTACCTAGCTGAGAGAAACCTCGGGTTCTTATTAGATTGAAGTGCACCTTTGAACTATTGCTTGAAATTTTAGTAGAGCAAATCGGTAGGCACCGTTATTGCCTTTGAGTTGGGAATACTTTTCCAATCAGAGTGGAATCGCGAGCAAAATCGTCTCTGTTTTTTGAGACGATTTTTTATTTTTTATAAGGAGGTAAGAAATATGTGGGATACTATAAAAGAAGATTTAAAAGCCATAAGAGAAAGA is part of the Sporanaerobacter acetigenes DSM 13106 genome and encodes:
- a CDS encoding sensor histidine kinase; amino-acid sequence: MLYSIPWYVVLFESIPEIFFTLILGFKLFNLDIEFKKIFLISCIVSIIGYFARKNITVYGVHTIVFIISSLIAIKIILRINFICSFICISTSSLINGLLQSLFTPILFGIFQKGTEDLIEFPWINVLNFIPCGLLMVGFFKYIDKRKIYIFDLKMYENDEKSLIKDKSILVLFTILTQGIFIIVMNQNFYLFYEFYGTGTQYVVVNYVISIQTILVLISIRGLGSDIENKVEMNFLKTHLKQMEGLYNVLRTQNHEHKRHIQTIQSMIYLDEIQSAKEYIDGLSENYSQTDDVIYVGNMALTALINDKRKVAEMNNVNFDFSINCILSKLKINSWDLCSILGNLLDNAFEIVIKKRDNRQVKLEINYIDDKYVVEVSNNGEKISEIEIDKIFEPGYTTKGSVGRGYGLFLTKSLIEKYGGTIEVYCQEDTVFQIVFPYKEGGLSE
- a CDS encoding accessory gene regulator ArgB-like protein, encoding MNRDLALKISAKLAEKLDGSKQDVEIWAYGLEIILNSVIKFLIIAVLSVFLGIFQYTMFCIIAFAFFRHFGGGVHFSTYLRCLSFGVMTFLISGKIASLDKLSIIQEMFFYMTLVLGVLTIVKWVPADTKKKPIKEKEKIKEQKMKTTVVLVFWLILTIFLDKQGKNTYIPAIVLGAFESLLFMTPFGYWMINGIDNFLNKIFIKTEEVK
- a CDS encoding cyclic lactone autoinducer peptide — protein: MIKGILAIFASILGTVASTGANAASMFIYYEPDVPDCLKK
- a CDS encoding LytR/AlgR family response regulator transcription factor — encoded protein: MKFLVLEDEVYTRKFIKKIISENAPTSEVFDTSNSRDAINLAIDHHPPIAMLDMELEGDDLNGLEVGRMIQKINPETKIVFITGHSKYAVSAFDVHPYDYILKPINVKRLIETIVTLTNSIEKNSVNEKKGIEKIVVKNGNEMLFISVENILYVEKADRNTIIHDENNAYCVQDTLQELEMKLGNNFLRVHKSYIVNKDKIDKIKEVGERTYEIKFLNSHKVAAMSRTGYGKFKEELKNRIL
- a CDS encoding DUF1002 domain-containing protein, with product MFKRMTSITLIFILLFSSFAIADEVATVDKVVSLGKNLTDSQRSQMLNYFGVDKNIETIEVTNEEERQYLGKYIDNKLLGTRALSCAYVEKLDEGEGITVETYNITWVTEDMYKNALITAGIKDAKVIVASPVKVSGTAALTGIMKAFEDITGENLTKKEKEVASEEIAKTAMLGNEIGQEKASELIENIKIDVVANNIKSKKDIRRAVQAATRELGVELTDEQTDEVVSLMKRIAKLNLDLNDIRTQLKDISGKIDKISQQNEEVKSLLNKIVDYFGKLFSKLFG
- the gltX gene encoding glutamate--tRNA ligase; its protein translation is MDDVRVRFAPSPTGYLHIGGLRTALYNYLFAKNNNGKFILRIEDTDRTRFVEGAIENLVNSLKWAGIEVDEGVTLDENGKIKQVGEYGPYIQSERLDIYRKYVDELIEKGYAYYCFCTKERLDKVREEQKIKGLVPKYDGFCRNISIEEAKKRIADGEEYVVRLKLPQNVDIKFHDIVRGDIVINTNDLDDQVLLKSDGFPTYHLAVVVDDHLMNITHIVRGEEWLPSAPKHVFLYQAFGWEAPEYVHLPTVLNKDRKKLSKRQGDVSVEDFRASGYLPEGLVNYLALVGWSPEGNEEILSMDELINEFSFERVSKTGGIFDKDKLDWVNSHYIRSSSPERIADLAIPYLKEANYITDEDINKRYDWIKAMVITVQESLSTTKEIVDKVDIFFKDKVELESDEVLEVLKGEQVPTLFEAIREELGEVEELDEELCGGLMKKIQKKTGIKGKNLYMPVRAALTGNLHGPELVNILYVLGKQNILKRIEYVENNYLK